In one Corallococcus sp. EGB genomic region, the following are encoded:
- a CDS encoding AHH domain-containing protein translates to MRLIAVASLLMIASGCATARVVQIDTGNGHRIVHKSMDADPVEVNEAEFKSALTQLILDMRMDFAFREMDAADQRGWVRSRSLLASSKGLADSGVGVSPESLYSRICPDGDECLTLVGGTGLLFSRKDRTLMALSFALDTVWGSVEAEIGKMLNPVVLKAMVTSAALTVLLTMALPEPVTKVLAVALTAAMVAYLGVVPVWEMGRGFVRLWDDAERATSVIELQDIGHRFGKVLGTNGARVLVLLVTAALGGRSAMAAQGPRLPGFSQAALRAEAEAGFQLGAAMSGGVSAIAMPAAGVLNVALAPGAAAALAMYGEGRYPGDVEGPVHHICTNKNPVSAVSGGPWTPRCEEVFKKAGMTLEDVANKVRLKGHEGPHPEQYHAEVLQRLNRSVSRCQTTETCRASLIKELAKIANELLTPGSELRSFIVQ, encoded by the coding sequence ATGAGACTGATTGCAGTGGCTTCTCTGCTCATGATTGCGTCGGGGTGTGCGACTGCTCGTGTTGTTCAAATCGATACCGGGAATGGTCATCGAATCGTCCACAAGTCAATGGACGCTGACCCGGTCGAGGTGAACGAGGCGGAATTCAAGTCTGCCCTTACGCAGCTCATCCTCGACATGCGGATGGACTTTGCCTTTCGCGAGATGGATGCAGCCGATCAGCGAGGGTGGGTGAGGTCCCGGTCGTTGCTCGCATCCTCGAAGGGACTCGCGGATTCGGGGGTGGGGGTGTCACCGGAGTCCCTGTATTCGCGCATCTGTCCGGACGGTGACGAGTGCTTGACCCTGGTGGGCGGCACGGGGCTGCTCTTCTCGCGCAAGGACCGAACGTTGATGGCCTTGTCGTTCGCGCTGGATACGGTCTGGGGGAGTGTCGAGGCTGAGATCGGCAAGATGCTGAACCCGGTGGTGCTCAAGGCCATGGTGACCTCTGCCGCGCTGACCGTGCTCCTCACGATGGCGCTGCCCGAGCCCGTCACGAAGGTCCTCGCCGTGGCGTTGACGGCGGCGATGGTGGCCTACCTGGGGGTGGTGCCTGTCTGGGAGATGGGACGGGGCTTCGTGCGACTGTGGGACGACGCGGAGAGAGCAACGAGCGTTATCGAGTTGCAGGACATCGGCCATCGCTTCGGGAAGGTGCTCGGAACGAACGGCGCGCGTGTCCTGGTGCTGCTCGTCACCGCGGCCCTCGGCGGAAGGAGTGCGATGGCGGCCCAGGGGCCCAGGCTCCCCGGCTTCTCCCAAGCGGCACTTCGCGCGGAGGCCGAGGCGGGGTTCCAGCTCGGGGCGGCGATGAGCGGCGGGGTATCGGCCATCGCGATGCCTGCGGCTGGAGTGCTGAACGTGGCGCTGGCTCCGGGGGCGGCTGCGGCCCTTGCGATGTACGGAGAGGGGCGGTATCCGGGTGATGTGGAAGGGCCGGTTCACCACATCTGCACGAACAAGAACCCGGTCTCGGCTGTATCAGGTGGTCCTTGGACGCCGAGGTGCGAGGAGGTTTTCAAGAAGGCCGGAATGACGCTTGAAGACGTCGCAAACAAGGTGCGGCTCAAGGGGCACGAGGGTCCGCATCCTGAGCAGTACCACGCAGAGGTGCTTCAGCGGCTTAATCGTTCAGTTTCGCGTTGCCAAACGACAGAGACCTGCCGGGCCAGTTTGATCAAGGAGCTTGCGAAGATTGCCAACGAGCTTCTGACACCCGGATCCGAGCTGCGAAGCTTCATCGTGCAGTAG
- a CDS encoding imm11 family protein — protein sequence MRLGDVPQWLLATAFRDSGEAFDEPWMFVDGRVLPDPGTITTRISHPGEKRAFVFAGVEETPIVSEAVANVFRALAPGDVQLFPVSIEGEGQRFFVVNAIKVVDAIDEAGCREVHHYDEDAPAPGYEGEYNWIYGLRIDPSKTEGAHVFRLKKFKTAFIVSEDIKNALEAVGNLGVSFERVTGPHEPS from the coding sequence GTGAGACTTGGCGATGTGCCCCAGTGGCTTCTCGCGACGGCATTCCGGGATTCAGGTGAGGCTTTTGACGAGCCTTGGATGTTCGTGGATGGTCGCGTCCTTCCAGATCCTGGGACTATCACGACCCGGATTTCACACCCTGGAGAGAAGCGCGCGTTCGTGTTCGCGGGGGTAGAGGAAACGCCCATCGTCAGTGAAGCCGTCGCGAACGTGTTCAGAGCGCTGGCTCCCGGTGATGTGCAGCTGTTCCCGGTGTCAATTGAGGGGGAGGGCCAACGGTTCTTCGTCGTCAATGCAATCAAGGTGGTTGATGCCATAGACGAGGCCGGATGCCGGGAGGTGCATCACTATGACGAGGACGCCCCTGCCCCTGGATATGAAGGGGAGTACAACTGGATCTACGGGCTGCGAATCGACCCCTCGAAGACCGAGGGGGCGCACGTCTTCCGGCTGAAGAAGTTCAAGACGGCGTTCATTGTCTCGGAGGACATCAAGAACGCACTCGAAGCGGTCGGGAACCTCGGCGTTTCGTTCGAGCGCGTGACTGGACCGCACGAACCTTCCTGA
- a CDS encoding OmpA family protein, giving the protein MNRTSLVLLMSVMGLTGCARRAANTSTADAATHTPPPVVSDRGNATQPNPDDTEQALAALNAAPIYFPLDSSILPPEATEELSRIAQAMRQRSLAKVTVAGHTCELGTTEYNLALGQRRAASVRSYLVNLGVEPGRISVISYGEERPADPNVPEKNRRAEFSFRLAEQARTGDL; this is encoded by the coding sequence ATGAACCGAACCTCCCTGGTGCTCCTGATGTCTGTGATGGGTCTCACCGGTTGTGCGCGGCGCGCGGCCAATACCAGCACCGCCGACGCGGCAACCCATACACCGCCGCCCGTCGTCAGTGACCGGGGCAATGCGACACAGCCCAATCCTGACGACACGGAGCAGGCGCTCGCGGCGCTCAACGCCGCGCCCATCTACTTCCCGCTCGACTCCTCCATCCTCCCGCCCGAGGCCACCGAGGAGCTGTCGCGCATCGCCCAGGCGATGCGTCAGCGGAGCCTGGCGAAGGTGACGGTGGCGGGCCACACCTGCGAGCTGGGCACCACGGAATACAACCTCGCGCTGGGCCAGCGCCGCGCCGCCAGTGTGCGCAGCTACCTGGTGAACCTGGGCGTCGAGCCCGGGCGCATCTCCGTCATCTCCTACGGCGAGGAGCGGCCCGCGGACCCGAACGTCCCGGAGAAGAACCGCCGCGCGGAGTTCTCCTTCCGCCTGGCGGAGCAGGCCCGCACCGGCGACCTCTAA
- a CDS encoding MBL fold metallo-hydrolase gives MLFRQLFDSESSTYTYLIGDEASRQAVLIDPVLEQVERDLRLVDELGLVLTHVLDTHVHADHVTASGALRERTKCQVVAGAGGAECADLQVRHGDTVRVGACTFQVLATPGHTDDSVSYLLGERVFTGDALMVRGNGRTDFQNGDAGQLYDSITRVLFQLPDATLVYPAHDYHGHLATSIGEEKRHNPRLAGKTREEFIAVMAALNLPRPRKIDLAVPANRACGRLQPPES, from the coding sequence ATGCTCTTCCGTCAGCTCTTCGACTCCGAGTCCTCGACCTACACCTACCTCATCGGTGACGAGGCCTCGCGCCAGGCCGTGCTCATCGACCCGGTGCTGGAGCAGGTGGAGCGCGATCTGCGGCTCGTTGACGAACTGGGACTCGTCCTCACGCACGTCCTCGACACCCACGTGCACGCGGACCACGTCACCGCGTCGGGGGCGCTGCGCGAGCGCACGAAGTGCCAGGTGGTGGCCGGAGCGGGCGGAGCCGAATGCGCCGACCTCCAGGTGCGCCACGGCGACACGGTGCGCGTCGGAGCATGCACCTTCCAGGTGCTCGCCACGCCGGGCCACACGGACGACAGCGTGAGCTACCTGCTCGGGGAGCGCGTCTTCACCGGCGACGCCCTGATGGTGCGAGGCAACGGCCGCACCGACTTCCAGAACGGCGACGCGGGTCAGCTCTACGACTCCATCACCCGCGTCCTCTTCCAGCTCCCGGACGCGACGCTCGTCTACCCCGCGCACGACTACCACGGTCACCTGGCGACGAGCATCGGGGAGGAGAAGCGGCACAACCCGCGCCTCGCGGGGAAGACCCGCGAGGAGTTCATTGCCGTGATGGCCGCGCTCAACCTGCCCCGGCCCAGGAAGATCGACCTCGCCGTCCCAGCCAACCGCGCCTGCGGACGGCTCCAGCCGCCGGAGTCCTGA
- a CDS encoding ATP-binding protein has translation MHRLLVPLVLLLVSLASVAGGAVWFIQRDRQALVEQFARDRRAQLDEAASGVARSLEDLGDNLRFASELLAQPGSAGDHYNELRALLESVGQYRAIAVLGPDGDERLFLVDHKSRHLPREAVHPSALVETARQALTAPEGHVIPSFPIEGPTSSGWMRVFATRIDSDTPGGGGAVAILVDTEPIFAPLRMVTVEENTRLLLLGAHGMPAPMSDPTLTSWHRRLGGPEGALVPGLRALVERMRAGESGTLRLHEAQAARLGLGAADAVATFRPLRMRSEASWSVATLSSTSALRSHERTLVLRLSLAALLVAVFLVAFGTYVVLANRRAVALRESLRHAARFAHLHEKTQKILDHIPTGILALNHEGRISAVNQALRARLPATAVGSTLPEAFPTATAVAVQRLEAMVLAARDKGAVRSLHGEPLSLFNEKDQFNVHAVPLEHSDGEASTLLVLEDLSNVRMLEDQLLRAEKLATVGVLAAGVAHEIGTPLGIIRGHAEYMLQKVGGVEHPQGRGLTAIVTQIDRVSRIIRQLLDLSRLQPAPAGVVPLASVVRGLQELLDVEAERRRVHFEMDVPERLPSLAADADQLQQVLLNLALNACDACSAGGHVRLSAAACMAGDTPAVEIRVQDDGRGIAPEHLHQVFDPFFTTKKRGQGTGLGLSVVAQIVRNHGGQVGVESEPGRGTVVTLRWPVAAASGWEERHAV, from the coding sequence ATGCACCGGCTCCTTGTTCCCCTCGTCCTGCTGCTCGTGTCCCTGGCCAGCGTGGCGGGCGGCGCCGTGTGGTTCATCCAGCGCGACCGTCAGGCCCTGGTGGAGCAGTTCGCGCGCGACCGCCGGGCCCAGCTGGACGAGGCCGCCAGCGGCGTCGCCCGTTCGCTCGAGGACCTGGGGGACAACCTGCGCTTCGCGAGCGAGCTGCTCGCCCAGCCCGGTTCGGCCGGAGACCATTACAACGAGCTGCGCGCCCTGCTGGAGTCCGTGGGCCAGTACCGGGCCATCGCGGTGCTGGGGCCGGACGGCGACGAGCGGCTCTTCCTGGTGGACCACAAGTCGCGCCACCTCCCCCGGGAAGCCGTCCATCCCTCCGCGCTCGTGGAGACCGCGCGGCAGGCGCTCACGGCGCCGGAGGGACACGTCATCCCCTCGTTCCCCATCGAGGGGCCAACGTCCTCCGGATGGATGCGCGTCTTCGCCACGCGCATCGACTCCGACACGCCCGGGGGTGGAGGCGCCGTCGCCATCCTCGTGGACACCGAGCCCATCTTCGCGCCGCTGCGCATGGTGACGGTGGAGGAGAACACGCGGCTGCTCCTGCTGGGCGCGCACGGCATGCCCGCACCCATGAGCGACCCGACCCTCACGTCCTGGCACCGGAGGCTGGGGGGGCCCGAAGGCGCGCTCGTCCCCGGGCTCCGCGCGCTGGTGGAGCGGATGCGCGCGGGCGAGTCCGGGACGCTGCGCCTCCACGAGGCGCAGGCCGCGCGCCTGGGCCTGGGGGCCGCGGACGCGGTGGCCACGTTCCGCCCCTTGCGCATGCGAAGCGAGGCGTCCTGGTCCGTGGCGACGCTCTCCTCCACCAGCGCCCTGCGCTCCCATGAGCGCACGCTGGTGCTTCGCCTGTCGCTGGCGGCGCTCCTCGTGGCGGTGTTCCTGGTGGCGTTCGGGACGTATGTCGTGCTCGCCAACCGCCGCGCGGTGGCGCTCCGGGAGAGCCTGCGCCACGCCGCCCGGTTCGCGCACCTGCACGAGAAGACCCAGAAGATCCTCGACCACATCCCCACGGGCATCCTGGCCCTGAACCACGAGGGCCGCATCAGCGCCGTGAACCAGGCGCTGCGCGCGCGCCTGCCCGCCACCGCCGTGGGAAGCACGCTGCCAGAGGCCTTCCCCACCGCGACCGCCGTGGCGGTCCAGCGGCTGGAGGCCATGGTGCTGGCCGCGCGGGACAAGGGCGCCGTGCGCAGCCTGCACGGCGAACCACTCAGCCTCTTCAACGAGAAGGACCAGTTCAACGTCCACGCCGTCCCGCTGGAGCACAGCGACGGCGAGGCCAGCACGCTGCTGGTGCTGGAGGACCTGAGCAACGTGCGGATGCTGGAGGACCAGCTGCTGCGCGCGGAGAAGCTGGCCACGGTGGGGGTGCTCGCCGCGGGGGTGGCCCATGAAATCGGCACGCCGCTGGGCATCATCCGGGGCCACGCCGAATACATGCTCCAGAAGGTGGGCGGCGTGGAGCACCCGCAGGGCCGGGGCCTCACCGCCATCGTCACGCAGATCGACCGGGTGAGCCGCATCATCCGCCAGCTGTTGGACCTGTCGCGCCTGCAACCCGCGCCGGCCGGCGTCGTCCCGCTCGCGTCCGTGGTGCGCGGCCTCCAGGAGCTGCTCGACGTGGAGGCCGAGCGCCGGCGCGTCCACTTCGAGATGGACGTGCCCGAGCGGCTGCCCAGCCTCGCGGCGGACGCGGATCAGCTCCAGCAGGTGCTCCTCAACCTCGCCCTCAACGCCTGTGACGCGTGCAGCGCGGGAGGCCACGTGCGGCTGAGCGCCGCGGCGTGCATGGCGGGGGACACGCCGGCGGTGGAGATCCGCGTCCAGGACGATGGCCGCGGCATCGCGCCGGAGCACCTGCACCAGGTGTTCGACCCCTTCTTCACCACCAAGAAGCGCGGCCAGGGCACGGGCCTGGGGCTGAGCGTGGTGGCGCAGATCGTCCGCAATCACGGAGGCCAGGTGGGCGTCGAAAGCGAGCCCGGCCGAGGCACCGTCGTCACGCTGCGGTGGCCGGTGGCCGCCGCGTCCGGCTGGGAGGAACGGCATGCCGTCTAG
- a CDS encoding DUF3014 domain-containing protein: MRWPLGIAAVVALLGGASLFLLRTPEPPPASTPAYAEPTPPAPPPPPAVQLSGTDASVRELLKGLSTDADFARWLSAEDLARRFAASVNLVAEGQSPRMPLSFMAPTGTFRVTKRHGQTVTSSESHTRYDAVTRVIVSLDAKKAGQVYQELKPLLDAAHAELAPPGRSLDTTLSQAIGRLTRVPVPKTPPELTPKGALFVYADPNLEALSAAEKHLLRMGPENMRKVQAKLTELAAALGLPSAEQARQ; this comes from the coding sequence ATGCGTTGGCCCCTGGGCATCGCCGCCGTCGTGGCGCTCCTGGGCGGAGCGAGCCTCTTCTTGCTGCGGACACCGGAACCGCCGCCCGCCTCCACGCCCGCCTACGCGGAGCCGACGCCTCCGGCTCCTCCTCCGCCCCCTGCGGTGCAGCTCTCCGGCACGGACGCCAGCGTGAGGGAGCTGTTGAAGGGCCTCTCCACGGACGCGGACTTCGCGCGCTGGCTGTCCGCCGAGGACCTGGCCCGCCGCTTCGCCGCGTCCGTGAACCTGGTCGCCGAAGGCCAGAGCCCGCGCATGCCGTTGTCGTTCATGGCACCCACGGGGACCTTCCGGGTGACAAAGCGTCACGGCCAGACGGTGACATCGTCGGAAAGCCATACCCGCTACGACGCAGTGACCCGCGTCATCGTCTCCCTGGACGCGAAGAAGGCGGGGCAGGTGTATCAGGAGCTCAAGCCGCTGCTGGACGCCGCGCATGCGGAGCTGGCACCGCCGGGCCGGAGTCTGGATACGACCCTGTCGCAAGCCATCGGGCGGCTCACCCGGGTCCCCGTCCCCAAGACGCCCCCGGAGCTCACGCCGAAGGGCGCGCTCTTCGTCTACGCGGATCCGAACCTCGAAGCGCTGAGCGCGGCGGAGAAACACCTGCTGCGCATGGGCCCGGAGAACATGCGCAAGGTGCAGGCGAAGCTGACCGAGCTGGCGGCCGCCCTGGGCCTGCCGTCGGCGGAGCAGGCCCGCCAGTAA
- a CDS encoding sigma-54 dependent transcriptional regulator, with translation MPSSARILVVDDHEEMGQMLREPLTDAGYRVDLSTGGADAIAQLRARVYDVILCDLRMEEVDGLDVLAAARRHDPELPVLLMTAFGAVESAVEAMKRGAWHYLTKPFRLDEVLLHVGRALEARRLRSEHRDLKRQVAQRNGMGALLGHSAPMRTLYELLDRVAASDAPVLIRGESGSGKELVARALHSEGPRNPAPFVAVNCTALPHALLESELFGHIKGAFSGATTTRRGLFVEADGGTLFLDEIGDMPPELQAKLLRVLQDGEVRAVGADGSRKVDVRILAATHQDLDARVKEGRFRADLFYRLNVVSLRVPPLRERSEDIPKLAEHFVAQARARNPRSPVTALAPEVLATLARMSWPGNVRELENLVERLVVLGAQPTVDLAQLRLHTTEGAADVHPLAAAHQGQVVPLRQLEGEYIAWVVARCGGNKTRAAELLGIDVSTIHRRERTDSGVSQR, from the coding sequence ATGCCGTCTAGCGCGCGCATCCTCGTGGTGGATGACCACGAGGAGATGGGACAGATGTTGAGGGAGCCCCTCACCGACGCGGGCTACCGCGTGGACCTCTCCACGGGCGGCGCGGACGCCATCGCCCAGCTGAGGGCCCGCGTCTACGACGTCATCCTGTGCGACCTGCGCATGGAGGAGGTGGACGGGCTGGACGTGCTCGCCGCCGCGCGCCGGCACGACCCGGAGCTGCCCGTGCTGCTGATGACCGCCTTCGGCGCGGTGGAGAGCGCGGTGGAGGCGATGAAGCGCGGCGCCTGGCACTACCTCACCAAGCCCTTCCGCCTGGACGAGGTGCTGCTCCACGTCGGCCGCGCGCTGGAGGCCCGGCGCCTGAGGTCCGAGCACCGCGACCTCAAGCGCCAGGTGGCCCAGCGCAACGGCATGGGCGCGCTGCTGGGCCACAGCGCCCCCATGCGAACGCTCTATGAACTCCTCGACCGCGTGGCGGCATCCGACGCGCCGGTGCTCATCCGGGGCGAGAGCGGCAGCGGCAAGGAGCTGGTCGCGAGGGCCCTGCATTCCGAGGGGCCACGAAACCCGGCGCCCTTCGTGGCGGTCAACTGCACCGCCCTGCCCCACGCGCTGCTGGAGAGCGAGCTGTTCGGCCACATCAAGGGCGCCTTCAGCGGCGCCACCACCACGCGCCGGGGCCTCTTCGTGGAGGCGGACGGAGGCACGCTCTTCCTCGATGAAATCGGGGACATGCCCCCGGAGCTCCAGGCGAAGCTGCTGCGCGTGCTCCAGGACGGCGAGGTGCGCGCGGTGGGAGCGGACGGCTCGCGCAAGGTGGACGTGCGCATCCTCGCCGCCACGCACCAGGACCTGGACGCGCGGGTGAAGGAGGGCCGCTTCCGGGCGGACCTCTTCTACCGGCTCAATGTCGTCTCACTCCGCGTCCCACCGCTGCGAGAGCGCTCGGAGGACATCCCGAAGCTCGCCGAGCACTTCGTGGCCCAGGCCCGCGCCCGCAACCCGCGCTCCCCCGTCACGGCCCTGGCCCCGGAGGTCCTGGCCACGCTCGCGCGCATGTCGTGGCCCGGCAACGTGCGCGAGCTGGAGAACCTGGTGGAGCGCCTGGTCGTCCTGGGCGCGCAGCCCACGGTGGACCTGGCCCAGCTGCGGCTGCACACCACCGAGGGTGCGGCGGACGTCCACCCGCTGGCCGCGGCCCACCAGGGGCAGGTGGTGCCGTTGCGACAATTGGAAGGTGAATACATCGCGTGGGTGGTTGCCCGCTGTGGAGGCAACAAGACGCGGGCGGCGGAGCTGCTGGGGATTGATGTCTCCACCATCCACCGTCGGGAGCGGACCGACAGCGGCGTTTCGCAACGCTAG
- a CDS encoding carboxymuconolactone decarboxylase family protein, with product MKKEPSALKKQLGDFAPKMVQLTDDVLFGDVWARQDLAPRDRSLVTVAALTVGGNTEQLPFHLNRARENGLSESEIVEALTHLAFYCGWPKALSAMNVAKETFKTPLPAKDPSQK from the coding sequence ATGAAGAAGGAACCTTCCGCGCTGAAGAAGCAGCTGGGCGACTTCGCGCCCAAGATGGTGCAGCTCACGGATGACGTGCTGTTTGGCGACGTCTGGGCGCGCCAGGATCTCGCGCCTCGCGACCGCAGCCTCGTGACCGTTGCCGCGCTCACCGTGGGCGGCAACACGGAGCAGCTGCCCTTCCACCTCAACAGGGCCCGGGAGAATGGCCTCTCCGAGTCGGAGATCGTCGAGGCCCTCACACACCTGGCCTTCTACTGCGGCTGGCCCAAGGCCCTGTCCGCGATGAACGTCGCCAAGGAGACGTTCAAGACACCGCTCCCCGCGAAGGACCCGTCCCAGAAGTAG
- a CDS encoding tautomerase family protein has translation MPHISVKLYPGKSEQQKTQLAERIVKDVMEALGSPEGSISVAIEEVSPADWPEAVYRPEIASQWDRLYKKPGYNPLK, from the coding sequence ATGCCCCACATCAGCGTGAAGCTCTACCCCGGCAAGTCCGAGCAGCAGAAGACCCAGCTCGCCGAGCGGATCGTGAAGGACGTCATGGAGGCCCTCGGCAGCCCGGAGGGCTCCATCTCCGTCGCCATCGAGGAGGTCTCTCCGGCGGACTGGCCGGAGGCAGTCTACCGGCCGGAGATCGCGAGCCAGTGGGACCGCCTCTACAAGAAGCCCGGCTACAACCCGCTCAAGTAG
- a CDS encoding ferredoxin--NADP reductase yields MSSLMKESVLRVHHWTDTLFSFVTTRDPGFRFASGQFTMIGLEVEGRPLLRAYSMVSAHYDDHLEFLSIKVPGGPLTSRLQHLKEGDNILVSKKATGTLVLKHLLPGRNLYMLSTGTGLAPFLSLVKDPEMYEQFDRVILTHTCRRAEELAYHDLFLHELPHNEFFGELVKQKLTYYPSVTREDFRNTGRITDLIRSEKLFKDVGLPPLNPEHDRVMLCGSPGMLADLTVMLEERGFREGTPGEAGHYVTEKAFAER; encoded by the coding sequence GTGAGCAGTCTCATGAAGGAGTCCGTGCTGCGCGTGCACCACTGGACCGACACCCTCTTCAGCTTCGTCACCACGCGTGACCCGGGTTTCCGCTTCGCCAGTGGCCAGTTCACGATGATTGGCCTGGAGGTCGAGGGCCGCCCGCTGCTGCGCGCCTACAGCATGGTCAGCGCGCACTATGACGACCACCTCGAGTTCCTCAGCATCAAGGTGCCCGGCGGGCCCCTGACCTCCCGGCTGCAGCACCTGAAGGAGGGCGACAACATCCTCGTCAGCAAGAAGGCGACCGGCACGCTCGTGCTCAAGCACCTGCTGCCCGGCCGGAACCTCTACATGCTGAGCACGGGGACGGGCCTGGCGCCCTTCCTGAGCCTCGTGAAGGACCCGGAGATGTACGAGCAGTTCGACCGCGTCATCCTCACGCACACCTGCCGCCGCGCCGAGGAGCTGGCCTACCACGACCTCTTCCTCCACGAGCTGCCCCACAACGAGTTCTTCGGGGAGCTGGTGAAGCAGAAGCTCACGTACTACCCGAGCGTCACGCGCGAGGACTTCCGCAACACCGGCCGCATCACGGACCTCATCCGCAGCGAGAAGCTGTTCAAGGACGTGGGCCTGCCGCCGCTGAACCCGGAGCACGACCGCGTGATGCTCTGTGGCAGCCCCGGCATGCTCGCGGACCTCACGGTCATGCTGGAGGAGCGCGGCTTCCGCGAGGGCACTCCCGGAGAAGCCGGCCACTACGTCACCGAGAAGGCCTTCGCGGAGCGCTGA
- a CDS encoding LysR family transcriptional regulator yields the protein MKTPLLPQLQVFLVVARLRSFSGAARELGVSTTAVSQSVRHLEEHLGVTLLARTTRSVSLTDAGRRLVEGAGPGLGQALSALREVSAQPGETVGRLRLSVPHSAVPFLITPVLPTFRERHPRVEVEVVVEDRFVDIVAEGYDAGVRLSEAIERDMVQVRITDAFRFVVVGAPSYLAHQGTPQRPEDLLKHECITFRSQTTGTLYAWELERGRRSWRVPVRGGVVSNDNQTAVSLAEAGMGLAYAFEPAAEERVRSGRLVRVLEAYAPTVPGFFLYFPSRAQRSMPLRHFIETAKQMAVRRL from the coding sequence ATGAAGACGCCCCTCCTTCCCCAGCTCCAGGTGTTCCTCGTCGTGGCCCGCCTGCGCAGCTTCAGCGGCGCGGCGCGTGAGCTCGGCGTCTCCACGACCGCGGTGAGCCAGTCGGTGCGTCACCTCGAGGAGCACCTGGGGGTGACGCTGCTCGCGCGCACGACGCGCAGCGTGTCGCTGACGGACGCCGGCCGGCGCCTGGTGGAAGGCGCCGGCCCGGGATTGGGCCAGGCCCTGTCCGCCCTCCGCGAGGTGTCCGCGCAGCCGGGGGAGACGGTGGGCCGCCTCCGGCTGTCGGTGCCTCACTCGGCGGTGCCGTTCCTCATCACCCCGGTCCTCCCCACATTCAGGGAGCGCCATCCCCGGGTGGAGGTGGAGGTCGTCGTCGAGGACCGCTTCGTGGACATCGTGGCCGAGGGCTACGACGCGGGCGTGCGGCTGAGCGAGGCCATCGAGCGCGACATGGTGCAGGTGCGGATCACCGACGCGTTCCGCTTCGTGGTGGTGGGCGCCCCCAGCTACCTCGCGCACCAGGGCACGCCCCAGCGGCCCGAGGACCTCCTGAAGCACGAGTGCATCACCTTCCGATCACAGACCACCGGGACGCTGTACGCCTGGGAGCTGGAACGTGGCCGCCGGAGCTGGCGTGTGCCGGTGCGGGGCGGCGTGGTCAGCAATGACAACCAGACGGCCGTGTCGCTCGCGGAGGCGGGAATGGGGCTGGCGTATGCCTTCGAGCCGGCCGCGGAGGAGCGGGTGCGCTCCGGACGGCTCGTGCGGGTGCTGGAGGCCTATGCGCCCACCGTTCCTGGATTCTTCCTCTACTTCCCCAGCCGGGCCCAGCGCTCCATGCCCTTGCGTCACTTCATCGAGACCGCGAAGCAAATGGCTGTCAGGAGGCTGTAG
- a CDS encoding glutathione peroxidase produces MSQNLYDIPLTGIDGSPRTLGQYRGKVLLVVNVASKCGLTPQYEGLQKLYASRQGKGLEVLGFPANNFMGQEPGSEAEIQQFCTTKYDVTFPLYSKISVVGPDKHPLYHALTGAIPEATGEGPMRANLKGYGIEANPKPEVQWNFEKFLIGRDGRVAGRFAPDVTAEDPRLVQAIDAELAKPA; encoded by the coding sequence ATGAGCCAGAACCTGTACGACATCCCCCTCACCGGCATTGACGGTTCCCCCCGCACGCTCGGTCAGTACAGGGGCAAGGTCCTGCTGGTGGTGAACGTCGCGTCCAAGTGCGGCCTGACGCCCCAGTACGAAGGCCTCCAGAAGCTCTACGCGAGCCGGCAGGGCAAGGGCCTGGAGGTGCTGGGCTTCCCCGCGAACAACTTCATGGGGCAGGAGCCGGGTAGCGAGGCGGAGATCCAGCAGTTCTGCACCACGAAGTACGACGTGACCTTCCCGCTGTACTCGAAGATCTCCGTGGTGGGACCGGACAAGCACCCGCTCTACCACGCGCTGACGGGCGCCATCCCGGAGGCCACGGGCGAGGGGCCCATGCGCGCGAACCTCAAGGGCTACGGCATCGAGGCCAACCCGAAGCCGGAGGTGCAGTGGAACTTCGAGAAGTTCCTCATCGGCCGGGATGGCCGCGTCGCGGGCCGCTTCGCGCCGGACGTGACGGCGGAGGATCCGCGGCTGGTCCAGGCCATTGACGCGGAGCTGGCGAAGCCGGCCTGA